One Leptospira kirschneri serovar Cynopteri str. 3522 CT DNA segment encodes these proteins:
- the rpoC gene encoding DNA-directed RNA polymerase subunit beta', translated as MRSHNDFESITIRLASPERIKEWSYGEVKKPETINYRTLKPEKDGLFCEKIFGTTKDWECYCGKFKSIRYKGVVCDKCGVEVTHSKVRRERMGHIELAAPVSHIWYYRSVPSRMGLLLDMTVNQLKSVLYFEKYVIIDPADSGRSRGELIDEEEYHGYLDEYGDKFVAGIGADAIKELLARIDVDAEARMIRQKIQDKDKISDKRILKRLEVLEAFRDSGNRPEWMVLDIVPVIPPELRPMVQLEGGRFATSDLNDLYRRVINRNNRLKRLLALKAPEIIVRNEKRMLQEAVDALFDNSRRKRAVKGKGNRPLKSISDMLKGKQGRFRQNLLGKRVDYSGRSVIVVGPELKYHEMGLPKKMALELFKPFIMKRLVDLDLAPNIKSAKKKVEAEDKEVFDVLEYVVKEHPVMLNRAPTLHRLGIQAFLPVLVEGKAIKLHPLVCHAFNADFDGDQMAIHVPLTPKAQLETWMLMLSPHNILNPANGHPICGPTQDIVLGIYYLTSELPSEPGVPLKSFSNLDEVHYAIDRGVVEFRTKISVYHQGKILETTPGRLIFNTILPEGYAYVNRPLSDKETNRIIADVYDKYGPAKTVLMLDDIKKLGYRYATLFAPTISIEDIRVSPGKVGLVGDANKEVEKADSEYRKGIITNEERRKKVIEIWTKTNDLITESMFKELEKDRGGFNPVFIMAASGARGSKQQIRQLAGMRGLMAKPSGEIIELAIRSNFREGLSVLEFFISTHGARKGLADTALKTADAGYLTRRLVDISQDVIISEDDCGTEESISLGVVKEGENVIVSLNDRVFGRYTAEDVIDPVTDKVVYPRNTLITREVGQKVENLGYDKIRVRSPLTCESKQGVCIRCYGMDMARLIPAEIGEAVGTIAAQSIGQPGTQLTMRTFHIGGAASAKVQEKEHKVSYTGIVNNINGRLITNEKSQSVFSRRGSIVIQRLIQQYKTEELSNLRVENGQKVDKGELVATSPSGENITSAMPGTIHIESGIFRILGEEAVIPVKTGTVVNVKVNDITQPNQPLAEFDPYNEVGISEIEGTVQWMDLEIGKNVRRDEDLKTSNILLKVIEQRREKLNPRITVISGSSREEYSVPVDAIISVQDGDKVKAGDILFKIPTVAEKTRDITGGLPRVDELFEARRPKDATTLAETDGKIEISGEIVKEKRVLYIHPDNPDLEKVKVTIPIGKQIRVRNGDFVKRGDQIDDGNLDPHDILRVKGVTALQVYLVQEVQEVYRLQGVHINDKHIEVVVRQMLRKVLITDSGDTSFVNQQQIDRLVFNEENKRVIAEGGSPAESVPILLGLTKASLNTESFFSAASFQETTKVLTDAAIKGKTDNLMGLKENVIIGHMIPAGTGTKKYKDIAVFKSTYGDLDRPLEEEEEEEIPQAIAEESDAEE; from the coding sequence ATGAGATCCCATAACGACTTTGAATCGATTACAATCCGCTTAGCATCTCCCGAAAGGATCAAAGAATGGTCCTACGGAGAAGTTAAAAAACCAGAGACTATCAACTATCGCACGTTAAAACCCGAGAAAGACGGTCTTTTCTGCGAGAAAATTTTCGGAACCACAAAGGATTGGGAATGTTACTGCGGTAAGTTCAAGTCCATTCGTTATAAAGGTGTGGTCTGCGATAAGTGCGGGGTAGAGGTAACTCACTCCAAGGTTCGTCGCGAAAGAATGGGGCATATCGAACTCGCGGCTCCTGTTTCTCATATCTGGTATTATCGTTCCGTTCCTTCTAGAATGGGGCTTCTACTCGATATGACTGTGAACCAACTCAAAAGCGTTCTCTACTTTGAAAAATATGTAATCATCGATCCTGCGGATTCAGGTAGAAGCCGTGGAGAACTCATCGACGAAGAAGAATATCACGGTTATTTAGATGAATACGGAGATAAGTTCGTAGCCGGAATCGGTGCAGACGCAATTAAGGAACTTCTTGCTCGTATCGACGTAGATGCGGAAGCGAGAATGATTCGTCAAAAGATCCAAGACAAGGACAAGATTTCCGATAAAAGAATTCTGAAACGTCTCGAAGTTCTAGAAGCGTTCCGTGATTCTGGAAACCGTCCCGAGTGGATGGTTCTTGATATCGTTCCAGTCATTCCTCCCGAACTGCGCCCGATGGTTCAGCTCGAAGGCGGAAGATTCGCAACTTCCGACTTGAACGACTTATACCGTCGTGTCATCAACCGGAACAACCGTCTCAAAAGACTTCTCGCGTTAAAAGCTCCCGAGATCATCGTTCGTAACGAAAAGAGAATGTTGCAGGAAGCCGTTGACGCTCTCTTCGACAACTCCAGAAGAAAACGCGCGGTAAAAGGAAAGGGAAACCGTCCTTTAAAATCCATCTCCGACATGCTCAAAGGGAAACAAGGTCGTTTCCGTCAGAACCTTCTTGGTAAGAGGGTGGACTACTCCGGTCGTTCCGTGATCGTAGTTGGTCCCGAACTCAAATATCACGAGATGGGGCTCCCGAAGAAAATGGCTTTGGAACTTTTCAAACCATTTATTATGAAAAGACTCGTAGATCTGGATTTAGCACCTAACATTAAATCTGCGAAGAAAAAAGTAGAAGCAGAAGACAAAGAAGTTTTCGACGTATTGGAATACGTAGTCAAAGAACATCCAGTTATGTTAAACAGAGCACCGACCCTTCACCGTCTCGGAATCCAGGCGTTCTTGCCGGTTCTCGTGGAAGGAAAGGCGATCAAACTCCATCCTCTCGTTTGTCACGCGTTCAACGCCGACTTCGACGGGGATCAGATGGCGATCCACGTTCCTCTGACTCCGAAAGCTCAGTTGGAAACATGGATGCTCATGCTTTCTCCTCACAATATTCTGAACCCTGCAAACGGACATCCGATCTGCGGGCCGACTCAGGATATAGTACTCGGAATTTATTATCTAACTTCCGAACTTCCTTCGGAGCCGGGAGTCCCTCTCAAGTCTTTCTCGAACCTAGACGAGGTTCACTACGCGATCGACAGAGGTGTGGTTGAATTTAGAACCAAGATCAGCGTTTATCACCAAGGAAAAATTCTCGAAACGACTCCGGGAAGATTGATCTTCAACACCATTCTTCCGGAAGGATACGCATACGTAAACAGGCCGCTTTCCGACAAGGAAACAAACCGTATCATCGCGGACGTCTACGACAAATACGGTCCCGCAAAAACCGTATTGATGTTAGACGACATTAAAAAATTAGGATATCGTTATGCGACTTTGTTCGCTCCTACCATCTCTATCGAAGACATTCGTGTGTCTCCGGGCAAAGTTGGTCTCGTGGGTGACGCAAACAAGGAAGTCGAAAAAGCAGATTCCGAGTATCGCAAAGGGATCATTACAAACGAAGAGCGTCGTAAAAAGGTAATCGAGATCTGGACGAAAACTAACGATCTCATCACCGAATCCATGTTCAAAGAATTGGAAAAAGACAGGGGCGGATTTAACCCAGTGTTCATCATGGCGGCTTCCGGTGCGAGAGGATCCAAACAACAGATTCGTCAGCTCGCGGGTATGCGTGGTCTGATGGCGAAACCTTCCGGAGAAATCATCGAGTTGGCGATCCGTTCGAACTTCCGGGAAGGACTTTCTGTTCTTGAATTCTTCATCTCTACACACGGTGCGAGAAAAGGTCTTGCGGATACCGCTTTAAAAACGGCGGACGCAGGTTACTTAACTCGTCGTCTTGTGGATATTTCCCAAGACGTGATCATCTCCGAAGACGATTGCGGAACCGAAGAATCCATCTCTCTGGGTGTAGTAAAAGAAGGGGAGAACGTGATCGTTTCCCTGAACGACCGTGTGTTCGGGCGTTACACTGCGGAGGACGTGATTGACCCTGTGACCGACAAGGTCGTTTATCCTAGAAATACTCTCATCACAAGAGAAGTAGGACAAAAAGTGGAGAACCTAGGTTATGACAAGATCCGAGTTCGTTCTCCTCTGACTTGCGAATCCAAACAAGGCGTTTGTATCCGTTGTTACGGTATGGACATGGCGAGACTCATCCCTGCGGAAATTGGGGAAGCGGTCGGAACCATCGCGGCTCAGTCCATCGGTCAGCCTGGAACTCAGTTGACGATGAGAACGTTCCACATCGGTGGTGCGGCGTCTGCAAAAGTTCAAGAGAAAGAACACAAGGTATCTTACACAGGTATCGTAAACAATATCAATGGACGTTTAATTACGAACGAAAAATCGCAAAGTGTATTCTCACGCCGTGGTTCGATCGTAATTCAAAGATTGATTCAGCAATACAAAACAGAAGAACTCTCCAACCTCCGCGTTGAAAACGGACAGAAAGTGGATAAGGGAGAATTGGTGGCTACTTCTCCGAGTGGAGAAAACATCACTTCGGCAATGCCCGGAACCATTCACATTGAGAGCGGAATCTTCCGCATCTTGGGTGAAGAGGCTGTGATCCCCGTTAAAACCGGAACCGTCGTAAACGTAAAAGTAAACGACATCACTCAGCCGAACCAACCTCTCGCAGAGTTCGACCCTTACAACGAAGTTGGTATTTCCGAAATCGAAGGAACCGTTCAGTGGATGGATCTGGAAATCGGAAAAAACGTCAGAAGAGATGAAGATTTAAAAACTTCTAATATTCTCCTGAAAGTAATCGAACAAAGAAGGGAAAAACTCAATCCGAGAATCACGGTCATTTCCGGAAGTTCCAGGGAAGAATATTCCGTTCCTGTGGACGCGATCATCTCCGTTCAAGACGGAGACAAGGTGAAAGCTGGAGACATTCTCTTCAAGATTCCTACGGTTGCGGAAAAAACTCGGGATATCACCGGCGGTCTTCCAAGGGTTGACGAACTTTTTGAAGCAAGAAGACCGAAAGACGCGACCACTCTCGCTGAAACTGATGGTAAAATCGAAATCAGTGGAGAGATTGTTAAAGAAAAACGAGTTCTTTATATCCATCCGGACAATCCGGATCTGGAAAAGGTTAAAGTCACGATTCCGATCGGTAAACAAATTCGGGTTCGTAACGGAGACTTTGTCAAGAGAGGAGATCAGATTGACGACGGGAATCTTGATCCTCACGACATTCTTAGAGTAAAAGGTGTGACCGCGCTTCAAGTGTATCTCGTTCAGGAAGTTCAAGAGGTCTACAGACTGCAAGGGGTTCATATCAACGATAAACACATCGAAGTCGTAGTTCGTCAGATGCTCAGAAAAGTTCTGATTACCGATTCCGGTGATACGAGCTTTGTAAATCAGCAACAAATCGACAGACTCGTGTTTAACGAGGAGAATAAGAGAGTCATTGCCGAAGGTGGTTCTCCTGCGGAATCCGTTCCAATTCTTCTCGGTTTGACGAAGGCTTCTTTGAATACGGAATCCTTCTTCTCTGCCGCCTCTTTCCAGGAAACTACCAAGGTTCTCACTGACGCGGCGATCAAAGGGAAAACCGATAATCTGATGGGCCTCAAAGAGAACGTCATCATCGGTCACATGATTCCTGCCGGAACCGGAACAAAGAAATATAAGGATATTGCTGTATTCAAATCTACTTATGGAGATTTGGATCGTCCTTTGGAGGAAGAAGAGGAGGAGGAAATTCCTCAGGCGATCGCTGAGGAATCCGACGCGGAAGAATAG
- the rpsL gene encoding 30S ribosomal protein S12 translates to MPTISQLIRHGRQKQKKRTKSPALKSSPQRRGVCTRVMTFTPKKPNSALRKVARVRLTTGIEVTAYIPGEGHNLQEHNVVLIRGGRVKDLPGVCYHIIRGTLDTLGVDKRRNGRSKYGAKRPKA, encoded by the coding sequence ATGCCAACAATCAGTCAATTGATTCGCCACGGCAGGCAAAAGCAGAAGAAAAGAACGAAATCTCCTGCGTTAAAAAGCTCTCCTCAAAGAAGAGGAGTTTGTACGAGAGTAATGACGTTTACTCCTAAAAAACCGAACTCTGCTTTGAGAAAAGTAGCAAGGGTTCGTTTAACAACCGGTATCGAAGTTACGGCTTATATTCCGGGAGAAGGACATAATCTTCAAGAACACAACGTGGTTCTGATTCGCGGTGGAAGGGTAAAAGATCTTCCGGGGGTTTGTTATCATATCATTCGTGGTACCCTCGATACCTTGGGTGTGGACAAGAGAAGAAACGGTCGCTCCAAATACGGCGCGAAACGTCCTAAGGCTTAA
- the rpsG gene encoding 30S ribosomal protein S7, translating into MSRRRGKVEPRKITPDPVYNDVQVAKFINCLMLSGKKSVAEQLFYDALEIIQKKTGNDPYTTFREALENAKPQVEVKSRRVGGVTYQVPIEVRPERRLALGIRWLIRYSRDRNEKGMAAKLAAEFIEAQKGTGSAIKKKEDIRKMAEANKAFSHYRW; encoded by the coding sequence ATGTCTAGAAGAAGAGGAAAAGTTGAACCCCGGAAAATCACTCCGGATCCAGTTTACAACGACGTGCAAGTTGCGAAGTTTATCAATTGCCTAATGTTAAGCGGCAAAAAATCCGTAGCTGAGCAATTATTCTATGATGCGCTGGAAATCATCCAGAAAAAAACAGGTAACGATCCTTACACTACATTCCGTGAAGCATTAGAAAATGCTAAACCTCAAGTGGAAGTAAAATCCAGAAGAGTGGGCGGGGTTACGTATCAAGTTCCTATCGAAGTTCGTCCTGAAAGAAGACTGGCTCTTGGGATCCGTTGGTTGATTCGTTATTCCAGAGATAGAAATGAAAAAGGAATGGCAGCAAAATTAGCGGCTGAATTTATCGAAGCTCAAAAAGGTACCGGTTCGGCTATCAAGAAAAAAGAAGATATTCGGAAAATGGCAGAAGCGAACAAGGCTTTCTCTCATTACCGCTGGTAA
- the thiL gene encoding thiamine-phosphate kinase — MKENLILKESEVIRILYPPGIVQTDDCYLDEEGRIYTTDTICEGTHFRTEWSGPKEIAQKLVEVNVSDIAAGGGVPTKAFLNLGLNTQCSKKEWILPFSISLQESLSSYNIELCGGDTYRASSLNLTLTLIGVTTKPWKRSGGKNGDFLYLTGSVGLSLLGYKILKEGLYVPEPLRNLALERHLTPKARLKVSKELSKNFPVSCCMDLTDGLLLDLPKLASSSNLGLKINLEKIPILSNTFTYLSLGEVLSSGEELELIFLSPVELPKTLYETSITKIGNTTLDWKGVKFFQGNSEKIFKHLGFEHF, encoded by the coding sequence TTGAAGGAAAATTTAATTTTGAAAGAATCGGAAGTCATTCGTATCCTTTATCCGCCTGGAATCGTTCAGACTGACGACTGTTATCTGGACGAAGAAGGTCGGATCTACACAACCGATACGATCTGTGAAGGAACACATTTTAGGACCGAGTGGAGTGGCCCCAAAGAAATCGCTCAAAAACTCGTAGAAGTAAACGTCTCCGATATAGCTGCAGGAGGCGGAGTTCCGACCAAAGCTTTTTTAAACCTCGGCCTCAACACACAGTGTTCTAAAAAAGAATGGATTCTCCCCTTTTCTATTTCATTACAAGAATCCTTATCTTCCTACAACATAGAACTTTGTGGCGGAGACACGTATCGTGCTTCTTCACTCAATCTAACTCTTACCTTGATCGGTGTAACGACCAAACCCTGGAAACGTTCCGGAGGGAAAAATGGAGATTTTCTTTATCTCACGGGTTCTGTTGGTCTTTCTTTACTTGGATATAAAATATTGAAGGAAGGTCTGTATGTTCCGGAACCACTTCGAAATCTTGCCTTGGAAAGGCACCTCACACCTAAGGCAAGATTGAAGGTTTCAAAAGAACTTTCAAAAAATTTCCCCGTCTCCTGTTGTATGGATCTAACCGACGGACTTTTATTAGATCTTCCAAAGTTAGCCTCTTCTTCAAATCTCGGATTAAAAATCAATCTGGAAAAAATTCCAATCCTTTCTAACACTTTCACCTACTTGAGTTTAGGCGAAGTTCTATCTTCCGGAGAAGAACTAGAACTTATCTTTTTAAGTCCGGTTGAATTACCAAAAACATTGTACGAGACCTCGATCACAAAAATCGGAAATACAACATTAGATTGGAAAGGTGTAAAGTTTTTCCAAGGAAACTCGGAAAAAATCTTTAAACATTTGGGGTTTGAACATTTTTGA
- a CDS encoding YceI family protein produces MKRIILFYCLTLLPFVAGFSEETDKNKTCIYSYDHGNTKFGWKAFKFTEKTGVGGSFDKIEVVGTTAGNSLEKTFKGMKFTIDPNTVNSGNNDRDAKIKSAFFYSMKKNGKIEGKVISVELNSDKTSGKGIIGLTLNGVTKKIDLTFTLQNGTQLDAKTNLNLGDFKALTAVESLNKVCMDLHKGKDGISKLWPEVELTISTKLKLDCK; encoded by the coding sequence ATGAAACGAATCATTCTATTCTATTGTTTGACCTTACTTCCTTTTGTCGCTGGATTTTCTGAAGAGACCGACAAAAACAAAACCTGCATCTACTCTTATGATCATGGGAATACAAAGTTTGGTTGGAAAGCTTTTAAGTTTACAGAAAAAACCGGAGTTGGCGGATCTTTTGATAAAATCGAAGTGGTCGGAACTACGGCCGGGAATTCTCTCGAAAAAACCTTCAAGGGAATGAAATTTACGATTGATCCGAACACTGTCAATTCAGGGAACAATGATCGAGATGCAAAGATCAAGTCCGCATTTTTCTATTCAATGAAAAAGAACGGAAAAATAGAAGGGAAGGTAATTTCTGTAGAATTGAATTCCGACAAAACTTCTGGGAAAGGGATTATAGGACTTACGTTGAACGGCGTTACAAAAAAAATCGACTTAACTTTTACTCTACAAAATGGAACTCAACTGGACGCGAAAACAAATCTAAATCTGGGAGATTTTAAAGCTCTTACTGCAGTAGAGTCGCTAAACAAAGTTTGTATGGATCTACATAAAGGAAAAGACGGAATTTCTAAACTTTGGCCAGAAGTTGAACTTACGATTTCCACAAAACTCAAATTAGATTGTAAATGA
- the rplM gene encoding 50S ribosomal protein L13, with amino-acid sequence MSVLSKVHKTPSLTKENAVKGWFVVDAEGKTLGRLASGIAARLRGKHKATFTPNQDCGDNIIVINASKVKVTGNKETQKMYYHHSRYPGGMTETVFKDLIAKQPEKVIYEAVKGMLPKSKLGDKMLTHCKIFPGAEHNLQAQKPVKLDI; translated from the coding sequence ATGTCAGTATTATCAAAAGTACATAAAACTCCTTCTCTTACAAAAGAAAACGCTGTAAAAGGTTGGTTCGTAGTAGATGCGGAAGGAAAAACTCTAGGAAGACTCGCTTCCGGAATTGCCGCAAGACTTCGCGGAAAACATAAAGCAACTTTTACTCCCAACCAAGATTGTGGAGATAATATCATCGTTATCAATGCTTCCAAAGTAAAAGTGACCGGTAACAAAGAGACTCAGAAAATGTATTATCATCACTCTCGTTATCCGGGTGGGATGACCGAAACCGTTTTCAAGGACTTAATCGCAAAACAACCGGAGAAGGTAATCTACGAGGCTGTAAAAGGAATGCTTCCTAAAAGCAAACTCGGAGATAAAATGCTCACCCATTGTAAAATTTTCCCGGGTGCTGAACACAACCTCCAGGCACAAAAGCCTGTGAAACTTGACATTTAG
- the rpsI gene encoding 30S ribosomal protein S9, with amino-acid sequence MAPAKEIWAVGRRKTSVARAKIKEGSGKITVNHKDIKDYLQNRKAIIEEAIRPLSLLNVQDKYDLNLNVTGGGITGQVGAIRHALARAICRIKPEFRPAVKKEGFLTRDPRMVERKKYGLHKARRGTQFSKR; translated from the coding sequence ATGGCACCCGCAAAAGAAATTTGGGCCGTAGGAAGAAGAAAAACTTCTGTTGCACGCGCAAAAATTAAAGAAGGTTCCGGTAAAATCACCGTAAACCACAAAGATATTAAAGATTATCTTCAAAATCGGAAAGCAATTATTGAAGAAGCGATTCGCCCACTTTCTCTTTTAAATGTTCAAGATAAATATGATCTCAATTTGAACGTAACCGGAGGAGGGATTACGGGTCAAGTCGGAGCGATTCGACATGCTCTTGCAAGAGCGATCTGCAGAATTAAACCGGAGTTCCGTCCAGCGGTGAAAAAAGAAGGATTCTTAACTAGAGATCCAAGAATGGTCGAAAGAAAGAAATACGGTCTACACAAAGCGAGAAGAGGAACTCAGTTTTCCAAACGTTAA
- the alaS gene encoding alanine--tRNA ligase: MKRQSVAEIREIFLNYFKDKSHNVVPSSSLLPAGDPTLLFTTAGMVQFKPLFTGAVELPYTRATSCQKCLRTTDLEVVGRTERHCTFFEMLGNFSFGDYFKEEAISYALDCSVNHLGFDKDKIWVTVYTDDDEAEKIWILKGIPKERITRLGKKDNFWGPAGDSGACGPCSELYLDRGIEKGGPDCATSGTCKPGCDCDRFLEFWNIVFNQFNQDTEGNLHPLKQTGIDTGSGLERVALLLQGVDSVYDTDELRKIISFYEELSGLSYEEENSVETATKKNDIRRILANRKTAFRVVTDHIRSVLFSIGDGIYPDRTGRGYVIRRLIRRATLFGRKLNFREPFLYKLVDKVVEIYKPRYPELGKNVKAIQKTILAEEELFLKTLELGLEKIETLVERTKTSGKTIFSGADAFLLYGTYGFPAEMTEEIVAEQGLDFDKKGFQEELEKDRQFSRESWKANKVSLMTGQSVEKTEFLGYSSLLGKGNITHLFFNNKPANSLKEGQVGAIVLNQTPFYPEGGGQVGDVGFFRQGKNVFKVFDTQKENDSIIHFGEVLSGEFTVSQELEAEVETIRRERLKFHHSGTHLLNGALRTLLGDHVLQKGSIVSPEYLRFDFSHPSALTSEEIRKIESWVNESIRKDFPVETKELLIEDAKKTGAVATFGEKYGDRVRVVQMGDASVEFCGGTHVSRTSEIGYFFIKKESSPGAGNRRIEGVCGPAVIETFQNRFAELTESAQNLNLKIKSELGEEGSKILITFSIPGPDEIREKLEKEGASAVSFFRDLSENIAAKIEENTFSFLKIKKNLAERDFENNTSVIENVLTSSVNIGIGKIVSAIFEDKDPNSLKGLSDNLKVREKNLLVILGSRNSDNASVVITCSSELVGKGIHCGNLIKTACELLGGKGGGKPDMAQGGGKEKQNLESAITGVINEAKQILTGERV, from the coding sequence ATGAAACGCCAATCCGTAGCGGAAATCCGCGAAATCTTTTTAAACTACTTCAAGGACAAATCGCATAACGTAGTTCCGTCCTCTTCTTTGCTTCCCGCAGGAGATCCCACACTTCTTTTTACAACGGCAGGAATGGTTCAGTTCAAACCTCTCTTTACAGGTGCGGTAGAACTTCCTTATACAAGGGCGACTTCCTGCCAAAAATGTCTCCGCACCACCGACCTCGAAGTTGTCGGAAGAACCGAAAGACACTGTACCTTCTTCGAAATGCTCGGGAACTTCAGCTTCGGAGATTATTTTAAGGAAGAAGCGATTTCCTACGCACTCGATTGTTCCGTCAATCATCTGGGTTTTGACAAGGATAAGATTTGGGTCACTGTTTATACCGACGACGACGAAGCCGAAAAAATCTGGATCTTAAAGGGAATTCCTAAAGAGCGCATAACGCGTCTCGGAAAAAAGGACAACTTCTGGGGACCTGCGGGAGACAGCGGAGCTTGTGGACCATGTTCCGAACTTTATCTCGATCGTGGAATTGAAAAGGGCGGCCCCGATTGTGCGACTAGCGGAACCTGTAAACCGGGTTGCGATTGCGATCGTTTTTTAGAATTTTGGAATATAGTATTTAACCAGTTTAACCAAGACACAGAAGGAAATCTGCATCCTCTCAAACAAACTGGAATTGATACTGGTTCCGGTTTGGAACGGGTCGCTCTTCTTTTGCAGGGAGTGGATTCAGTTTATGATACGGACGAACTTCGAAAGATCATTTCCTTTTATGAAGAATTGTCCGGACTTTCTTACGAAGAAGAAAATTCAGTCGAAACTGCAACGAAGAAAAATGATATCCGACGTATTTTAGCAAATCGAAAGACTGCGTTTCGAGTTGTGACCGATCATATTCGTTCGGTGCTTTTTTCAATCGGAGATGGGATTTATCCGGACAGAACCGGAAGAGGTTACGTGATTCGTCGTTTGATTCGCCGCGCTACCCTTTTCGGAAGAAAGTTGAATTTTAGAGAACCATTTCTTTATAAACTCGTGGATAAGGTCGTCGAGATCTATAAACCACGTTATCCGGAACTGGGAAAGAACGTGAAAGCGATTCAAAAAACTATTCTCGCGGAAGAAGAACTGTTCCTGAAAACTCTTGAACTCGGGCTCGAAAAGATCGAAACCCTCGTTGAAAGGACTAAAACCTCGGGCAAAACTATATTTTCCGGAGCGGACGCATTTTTACTTTATGGAACCTACGGTTTTCCTGCGGAGATGACCGAAGAAATCGTCGCCGAACAGGGATTAGACTTCGATAAAAAAGGATTCCAGGAAGAATTGGAGAAAGACAGACAATTCTCCAGAGAATCCTGGAAGGCCAATAAGGTTTCCCTGATGACCGGTCAATCCGTGGAAAAAACGGAGTTTCTCGGTTATTCTTCTTTATTAGGAAAAGGGAATATTACACATTTATTTTTTAATAATAAGCCGGCGAATTCTTTGAAAGAAGGGCAAGTTGGCGCGATCGTTTTGAACCAAACTCCTTTTTATCCAGAAGGAGGGGGACAGGTAGGTGATGTTGGTTTTTTTCGTCAGGGGAAAAACGTATTCAAAGTTTTTGATACTCAAAAAGAGAACGATAGTATTATCCATTTTGGAGAGGTCTTAAGCGGAGAGTTTACCGTTTCTCAAGAACTCGAAGCGGAAGTGGAAACAATCCGAAGAGAAAGACTTAAATTTCATCATTCGGGAACTCACCTTTTAAACGGCGCTCTTCGAACTCTTTTAGGTGATCACGTTTTACAAAAAGGTTCGATCGTTTCTCCCGAATATCTTCGTTTTGATTTTTCTCACCCTTCCGCTTTGACTTCGGAAGAAATTCGTAAAATTGAATCTTGGGTGAACGAGTCGATCCGTAAAGACTTTCCTGTTGAAACCAAAGAACTTCTTATCGAAGACGCTAAAAAAACTGGAGCCGTTGCAACCTTCGGAGAAAAATACGGAGATCGCGTGCGAGTCGTTCAGATGGGTGACGCATCTGTAGAATTTTGTGGCGGAACACACGTTAGTCGCACTAGTGAGATCGGATATTTTTTTATTAAAAAAGAATCTTCTCCCGGTGCGGGAAACCGTCGTATCGAAGGAGTTTGTGGTCCTGCTGTAATCGAAACGTTCCAAAATCGTTTTGCTGAATTGACTGAATCCGCGCAGAACTTAAATTTAAAAATCAAATCGGAGTTAGGCGAAGAAGGATCTAAAATTCTTATCACTTTTTCCATACCTGGCCCGGATGAAATCCGCGAAAAACTCGAGAAGGAGGGTGCTAGTGCTGTTTCTTTTTTTCGAGACCTTTCCGAAAACATTGCCGCAAAGATAGAAGAAAACACTTTTTCCTTTTTAAAAATAAAAAAGAATTTGGCCGAAAGAGATTTCGAAAACAACACTTCTGTGATTGAAAACGTTCTAACTTCCTCCGTGAATATAGGAATTGGAAAAATCGTCTCTGCAATTTTTGAAGACAAGGATCCAAATTCTTTAAAAGGTCTTTCCGATAACTTGAAAGTCAGAGAAAAAAATCTTCTTGTTATTTTAGGAAGTAGAAACTCGGACAACGCAAGCGTAGTGATCACCTGTTCTTCCGAACTCGTTGGAAAAGGGATACACTGCGGTAATCTAATCAAAACCGCCTGTGAATTGTTAGGTGGAAAAGGCGGTGGTAAGCCGGATATGGCGCAAGGTGGCGGTAAGGAAAAACAAAACCTTGAATCCGCGATTACGGGTGTAATAAACGAAGCAAAACAAATTTTAACCGGAGAGAGAGTATGA
- a CDS encoding YajQ family cyclic di-GMP-binding protein, with protein MSDPSFDVVSEISRPELTNAVTQALGEIKNRFDFKGSKSDIQLEDEQLILTSDNEAKLESVIDVLVSKMAKRGLGLKNFDFKSKIEPATGGTVRMKVKIRKGMEKEQTKEVTKLIKDSKLKVNVTIMGECVRITGKKKDDLQEVIHLLKNADLPFDVQFTNYK; from the coding sequence ATGAGCGATCCTTCTTTTGACGTCGTATCCGAGATCAGTAGACCTGAGTTGACGAACGCGGTCACCCAGGCCCTTGGAGAAATTAAAAATCGTTTCGATTTTAAAGGTTCTAAGTCGGACATTCAACTTGAAGACGAACAACTCATCTTGACCTCGGATAACGAAGCGAAGTTAGAGAGTGTAATTGACGTTCTCGTTTCTAAAATGGCAAAACGCGGTTTAGGTCTGAAAAATTTCGATTTCAAATCTAAGATTGAGCCCGCTACCGGCGGAACCGTTCGGATGAAAGTCAAGATCCGCAAGGGAATGGAAAAGGAACAAACCAAGGAAGTCACGAAGCTGATCAAGGATTCCAAATTGAAAGTCAACGTTACGATTATGGGTGAATGTGTTCGAATTACCGGTAAAAAAAAGGACGACCTTCAAGAAGTAATTCATCTTTTAAAAAATGCGGATCTTCCTTTTGACGTTCAATTTACAAACTACAAGTAG